A stretch of Paenibacillus peoriae DNA encodes these proteins:
- a CDS encoding 4a-hydroxytetrahydrobiopterin dehydratase, which translates to MPFTQEEIEAHLEKLEGWELEEGRWIVRKYNFSSFMKGIAFVDEVAAISEAFNHHPFITIDYKTVTLRLTSWDDGGIMAVDIKEAQQYNEAFEKMRSSH; encoded by the coding sequence ATGCCTTTTACACAAGAAGAGATTGAAGCACATCTGGAGAAACTGGAGGGCTGGGAGCTGGAGGAAGGACGTTGGATCGTTCGGAAATATAATTTTTCCAGTTTTATGAAAGGGATTGCATTCGTGGATGAAGTTGCCGCTATATCTGAAGCATTCAATCATCATCCATTTATTACGATTGATTACAAGACCGTGACTCTGCGTTTGACCTCTTGGGACGATGGCGGTATTATGGCCGTGGATATTAAGGAAGCCCAACAATATAATGAAGCTTTTGAAAAAATGCGTAGCAGTCATTGA